In a single window of the Methanofollis sp. genome:
- a CDS encoding HEPN domain-containing protein produces the protein MGKKGKPIKKKAHPDLPLAKDTLAIARQDLDAAMCLYDQGYYPQAVFFLQQGVEKGWKAFGYHHGTITLEEARNTKDVGHKGARVGKMAFLKLRDIIGPMISEVKMVRSCIGTSQDGETTAYESYLDNLDKDLHWAQKEIDKVIDSSHTITSDELVKRLERFRVEEQTELTCEDLITSPKFDPEIGKLIRTGAVKEVYALIGGTPATKILINDTINGTFNDQNLKTLLLSVMKGMVIISPLLYFAIITQEHESRCRYPDKGYSPINEYTKNQALIAYFPSIAHTAQASLEKMDELFQLPLIGDQ, from the coding sequence ATGGGGAAGAAAGGGAAGCCCATTAAAAAAAAGGCTCATCCTGATCTCCCGCTGGCGAAGGATACCCTCGCAATTGCCCGGCAGGATCTTGATGCGGCGATGTGCCTATACGATCAGGGGTACTATCCTCAGGCCGTCTTTTTTCTCCAGCAAGGAGTGGAAAAAGGGTGGAAGGCCTTCGGGTATCACCACGGTACGATCACACTGGAAGAAGCAAGGAACACGAAAGACGTCGGCCATAAAGGGGCAAGAGTAGGAAAAATGGCCTTCCTGAAACTCCGAGATATCATTGGCCCTATGATCAGCGAAGTGAAGATGGTCCGTAGTTGTATCGGCACTTCACAGGATGGAGAAACGACAGCATATGAATCCTATCTCGACAATCTCGATAAAGATCTCCACTGGGCACAGAAGGAGATCGATAAGGTCATAGATTCTTCGCATACAATCACCTCCGACGAACTTGTAAAGAGATTGGAACGGTTCCGCGTCGAGGAACAAACTGAACTGACGTGTGAAGACCTCATAACATCCCCAAAGTTTGATCCGGAGATCGGGAAACTCATCCGTACTGGAGCAGTAAAAGAGGTCTACGCCCTCATCGGTGGCACACCTGCCACTAAGATACTCATAAATGATACAATCAATGGTACCTTCAACGACCAGAACCTCAAAACACTCCTTCTCTCTGTGATGAAGGGCATGGTCATCATCAGTCCGCTCCTGTACTTTGCCATCATCACCCAAGAACATGAAAGCCGGTGCCGGTACCCAGACAAAGGCTACTCCCCCATCAACGAATACACCAAAAACCAAGCGCTCATCGCGTACTTCCCATCCATCGCACACACTGCACAGGCCAGCCTTGAAAAAATGGACGAATTGTTTCAGTTACCACTCATTGGAGATCAATAA
- a CDS encoding helix-turn-helix domain-containing protein produces MSAIIGGIREAFAPFFEDPDRTKLRDILKDNLGEFNHLDYKESMIGASKLARIIIAMANSMGGTIVFGVKELEDNNYEPVGLENFEDKTHIQQKLSTFVPENLDYEILDFAYDESEYGVLKGKKFQVFLVKDTPQNIPFLPRGAGEGIQKNRIYYRGNTNSEEATYEQIQEILARRTTAITGITSKETFKNDLFQLEELYGHISRSDTVFKNIFSDCTIGNIASLCDTYYESKPNPHYPQESFDEFIAKMIARKKSIIESAVMNCDKRGP; encoded by the coding sequence ATGAGTGCAATCATCGGCGGTATCAGGGAGGCTTTTGCTCCCTTTTTTGAGGATCCAGATCGCACAAAACTTCGGGACATCTTGAAGGATAACCTTGGGGAATTCAATCATTTGGATTATAAGGAATCAATGATTGGGGCGTCAAAACTTGCAAGAATAATTATTGCAATGGCGAATAGCATGGGGGGCACTATTGTCTTTGGAGTAAAAGAACTCGAAGACAATAACTATGAGCCAGTTGGTCTTGAAAATTTTGAGGATAAAACCCACATACAACAAAAATTGAGCACGTTCGTTCCTGAAAATCTTGACTATGAGATCCTTGATTTCGCGTATGACGAATCAGAATATGGCGTACTGAAAGGAAAAAAGTTTCAGGTGTTTTTGGTCAAAGACACGCCTCAGAATATCCCTTTTCTCCCACGGGGAGCCGGAGAGGGCATACAAAAGAACCGTATTTACTACCGCGGGAATACCAACTCCGAGGAGGCAACATACGAGCAGATTCAGGAAATACTGGCGAGACGGACAACAGCAATAACGGGGATAACGTCCAAAGAAACCTTTAAAAATGATTTATTTCAACTCGAAGAGTTGTATGGACATATCTCTCGATCCGATACGGTTTTTAAAAATATTTTTAGCGACTGTACTATTGGGAATATAGCCAGTTTATGTGACACATATTATGAATCTAAGCCAAATCCACATTATCCCCAAGAATCTTTTGATGAATTCATCGCCAAGATGATTGCGAGAAAGAAAAGCATAATCGAAAGTGCGGTCATGAATTGTGACAAAAGGGGACCATAA